The following are encoded together in the Deinococcus soli (ex Cha et al. 2016) genome:
- a CDS encoding DUF427 domain-containing protein: MKATWNGATIAQSDDTVVVEGNHYFPAGSVNPEYLRPSATHTTCPWKGEASYHTLHVNGQENPDAAWYYPEPKDAARQIAGRVAFWKGVQVTQD; the protein is encoded by the coding sequence ATGAAAGCCACCTGGAACGGCGCCACCATCGCCCAGTCCGACGACACTGTGGTCGTCGAGGGCAACCACTACTTCCCCGCAGGCAGCGTCAACCCCGAGTACCTGCGCCCCAGCGCCACCCACACCACCTGCCCCTGGAAGGGCGAGGCCAGCTACCACACCCTCCACGTGAACGGCCAGGAGAACCCCGACGCCGCGTGGTACTACCCCGAGCCCAAAGACGCCGCGCGGCAGATCGCGGGCCGCGTCGCCTTCTGGAA